The nucleotide sequence GCCGTGCCGCAGGCCACCGGCCACGACAGCGCGACCGCGGTCGGCGTCTCGGCCACCGTCGAGGGCACCGACATCCGCGTCGGTGGCCCCGCGCTGCTCAGCCAGGCCGGTGCGGAGCCGCTGTTCACCGACGAATGGGCTCAGGACGGGCGGATCGTTCTGCACGTCCTCGTCGAGGGCCGAGTTGCCGGGGCCCTAGCCTTGGCCGACGAGGTCCGTCCGGCCGCCCGCGAGGCGATCGAGGCCCTGCACCGCCTGGGGATCGAGACGGCGATGCTGACCGGCGATGCCCACAACGTCGCCGAGGCCGTTGGCCGCGAATTGGGCATCGACCGCATCGAGGCTCAGGTCCGTCCCGAGGAGAAGAGCGCCCGGGTCCGCCAGTTGCAGGAACAGGGCAAGAAGGTCGCGATGGTCGGCGATGGTGTGAACGATGCTCCGGCTCTGGCCCAGGCCGATGTCGGGCTCGCGATCGGCGCCGGAACCGACGTCGCGATCGCCTCGGCCGGGATCATCCTCGCCTCCGAGGATCCGCGCGCGGTGGTCTCGGTCGTGCGGCTCTCGCGCGCCTCCTACCGCAAGATGGTGCAGAACCTCTGGTGGGCTGCCGGCTACAACCTGATCTCGGTGCCGCTGGCAGCCGGTGTGCTGGCCCCCATCGGGTTCGTCATGCCCATGGCCATCGGCGCGCTGCTCATGGGCGCCTCTACGGTGGTGGTCGCGCTCAATGCGCAGACGCTGCGCGGCCTCGACCTCACCGCTGAGGGGTCGGTCGAATGGGCAAAGAATCAGACCTGACCCGGGTCGTCAGCGTGGCCATCAATTCTTCGCCAGTCTGTTGTCGCAGGGTTGGCATAGAGACTTTCAGGCCATCCACGCCTGAAGGAACATCAACGAAGGAGACGAGATGAAGAAGTCCATCTGGACTACCAGCATGGCCGCTACCGCAGCGGTGAGCATGCTCGCGCTGACCGCCTGCGGAGGCACCGCGGAGGAGGAAGACGCACAACCCGCACCGTCGCAGACGGCGTCCGAGGCGGCGGCTGCGCCGTCGACATCGTCCGAGTCATCGAATATGGACATGGGCATGGATCATGGTTCCGGGGGTATGGCCGGGCACAATCCCGAGGGCGGGCCCCCGCCCGAGGGCATCGAGGCCGCAGCCGATCCCACCTATCCGATCGACTCGACGGCGGTTCTCACCGCTGACCACATGCCCGGCATGGCGGGGTCAGAGGCGACGATCACCGGTGCCTTCGATACGACGGCCTACTCGGTGAGCTACACGCCCACAGATGGTGGCGAGCCCGTCGTCGACCACAAGTGGGTCGTGCACGAGGAGCTGGAAGATCCGGGTGAGGCGCCTCTTCCGGCGGGTACCGAGGTCGTGCTGGAGGCCGATCACATGCCCGGCATGGAGGGCGCCGAGGCGACGATCGAGAGCTCGACCGAGGAGACCGTGTACATGGTCGACACCACGATCGATGGCATGGAGATGGCCAACCACAAGTGGTTCGTCGAAAGCGAGCTCCAGCCCGCCGAGTAAGCGTGAAAGGGGCGGTGTCCCGGCCCGCGCGTCTTCACGAACTCTTCATGGCTTCGCCCTTCCGCCTCCTGCCGGTCGCTGTCTATGGTCAACGGAGCGGGTTGGTGCCTGCCAGCCCGCTCCGTTCGGATCGACAGAAAGAGCGAGACCATGACTCATCACGTGAGCTCGATGCTGGAGACGTACCCGAAGGATCTCGGCGGCATCGACACCCAGAAACTGGCCGAATGCATCGAGGCCTGCTTCGAGTGCGCGCAGACCTGCACCGCCTGCGCCGACGCCTGCCTGGCCGAGGACATGGTCGCGGAGCTGACCCAGTGCATCCGTCTGAACCTGGACTGCGCCGACCTCTGCGAGACCACCGGGAGGGTGCTCTCCCGCCAGACCGGCAACAACATCGACGTCAACCGCGCCGCGCTCGAAACGTGCCGGACGGCGTGCCGGTCCTGCGCCGAAGAGTGCGAAAAGCACGTGGATATGCATGAGCATTGCCGGGTCTGCGCGGAGGCGTGCCGGCGCTGCGAGATCGCCTGCGCGGATCTGCTGGCCTCTCTGGATTGAGACCGGCCTGCTCAGACCTTTGTTCGCCTTCCAGCAGGCTGAGGCTTGCCGCAGCAAGCTGGGGGCGAACCTCAACCGTGGGGGAGATGCCAACGGCGCCAAGCCACAACCAGGTGAGGATGACTGCGCGGTCTACCAGTGGCGTCCGGACCCAGTAATCCATGGGTCGTGGGTTCGATCCCCACAGGGCCCACTCTGTGATGTCTCAGCGCATCGGAAGCACCCCGAACCCTCTTCGGTTCGGGGTGCTTCTCGTCGTGTTCGGAAGGCCGCCCAGGGACTGGAGGCTCGTCGCCGGGAGTCCGGGGCGGCGGGTTGGTGACACGTCGGCGAGGCCGGTTACGGCCCGAGTCTTCGTTCTTGGGGTGCCCGCGACGGGGTGCATAGGTTCGAAAGCAGGCGCGCCTCCGCTGCCAGCTGGCGTGCGACGAACCTGCCCGACCCGCGAGGGAGCCCCCATGTCCACGTCCGCATCCTCCGAAGAGCCACCCGTCTCGCGCGACGCGTCCTCCGCCGAGCCGACGCCCCCTGTGGTCGATCCCACCGCCCCGCGGGATCGCTTCCCGCACGTCTACGTCATCCTGATCGTCTTCGCTCTGCTGGCCGCCGTCGCCAGCTGGATCGTCCCGGCAGGGCAGTACGAGCGGATGGCGGGACCGGGCGGCCAGGAGGTCGTGGATCCGGACAGCTTCTCGTTCATCGAGCAGTCGCCGGTCACCGCTATGCAGCTGCTCACCGCCATCCCGCGGGGTCTGGTGGATGCCGGGGCCATCGTGTTCTTCGTCTTCACGATCGGCGGCATGTTCGAGGTCATCCGCCGCACGGGGCTGGTCGACGTCGCCCTGGCCGCCGTGGCGCGGGCCTTCTCCGGGCGGGGGATCGTGGTGATCCCCGTGCTGATGACGGTCTTCTCGCTGATCGCCAGCTTCATCGGCGTGCCCGAGCTCTCGCTGGTCTACATCCCGGCGATCATGCCGCTGATCCTCAGCCTGGGCTACGACCGAGTGGTGGCCGCCGGGATCGCGCTGCTGGGCACGGGCGCGGGCTTCGCCGCAGGTTTCCTCAACCCGATCAACACCGGGCTGGGCCAGCAGATCGCCGGGCTGGAGCCCTTCTCGGGCATCGGGCTGCGCATCGTGCTCTACGTCTTCTACCTGGCCACGGGCATCGCCTACGTGATGTGGTACGCCCGCCGCGTGGCCGCCGACCCCACGCGCTCGGTGCTGCACGGTCATGCGGACACCACCATCCGCGACCGCGATCGCCTGGACCTGGAGTCCACCCCGCGCTTCACCGGGCGCCAGCGCGCGGCGGCCGTCGCCCTGCTCGTGCTGGCCGGGCTGCTGGTGTGGGGGATCCTCACCCAGGGCTGGTTCTTCCCCGAGTTCGCGGGCATGTTCATCCTCACCGCGATCGTCGTCGGGCTGGTCGCGGGGCTGAAGACCCGCGAGATGGCCGAGGGGTTCGACCAGGGCATGCGCGATGTGCTCGCCGGCGCGCTCATCGTCGGTGTGGCCCGCGGCGTGGCCATCGTCCTCGAGGACGGGCACATCCTGGACACGATCGTCTACGGGCTGGGGGAGTCCGTGGGCTTCCTGCCGCCCGTGCTGTTCGTCGTCGGGATGTTCCTGATGCAGGCGGTGTTCAACCTGATCGTCCCGTCCGGCTCCGGGCAGGCGCTCGTGACTCTGCCCGTGCTGGCGCCGCTGTCGGACATCCTGGGCGTCTCGCGCCAGTCGGCGGTGCTGGCGTATCAGACCGGCGACGGCATGACGAACGTGCTGTACCCGACCTCCGGGTACTTCATGGCGGCGCTGGTGGTCGGGCGCATCCCGTGGAACCGGTGGGTGCGCTTCTATGCCCCGCTGCTGGGGGTCTGGGTGCTGATCTCGATCGGCTTCCTGATCTTCGCCCAGGTCACCGGCTGGAGCTGATCCCCATCCCTCTCCCGCCGAGTGGATACCCAGTTGCGCTGTCGGGCGCAATAGCGCAACTGGGTATCCACTCGGCGGGAGAGGGCCTCAGTGCGCGGCGCCGAGTTCGATGAGCAGCACGCCGCCGATGATCAGGGCGATCCCCAGGCTCATGACCCGGGTGAGCGGCTCCTTGAACAGGACGCGGCTGAGGATCGCGGTGAGGGCCACGCCGGCTGCGGCCCACACGCCGTAGGCCACGCCCAGCGGCGTGCCCTCGGCGAGGGTCAGCGAGAGCATGGAGAAGGCCAGGACGTAGCCGAGGCCGATCGCCAGCCACCACAGTCGGGAGCCGCCGGCGGCCATGCGCAGGCAGAGCGTGGCGCTGACCTCGAAGAGGATCGCCAGGACGAGGGATGCGAGCGCGAGCATGGTCACGGGGTCGTCGCCGCCTTCTGCTGATCGTCAGGGGACAGGAGGTCCAGCGGGGCCCTCGACGAGGTCTCGTGCGCCTCCTGGGAGCCGAGCTCGACCAGCAGCACGCCGCCCATCACGGCGGCGATGCCGATGCCCATGGGCAGGGTGAGGGGCTCGTCGAAGATCGCGGCGGACAGGAACGCTGTCAGGGCCACGCCGCAGGCGGCCCAGATGCCGTAGCCCACGCCGAGGCTCAAGCCCTCGCGCAGGGCTTGGAACAGGCACAGGAAGGCGCTCGCGTAACCGATCACCACCACGGCGTAGAGCGCGGGCGCCTCGAGCGCCGCCTTCAGGGACAGCGTGGCGGTCACCTCCACCAGGATCGCCAGGGTCAGGAAGAGCCATTTCCTCATGAGTCGGCCTCCTTCTCGAGCAGGGACAGGGCGACGTCGAGCACGGCCGCGCGCTGGTCGTGATCCTGCGGGAGGATCCCCAGGCAGCGGTCGATCCAGGCGCCGTCGGCGAGGTAGCGCACAGCGGCCGCGCGCGGGTGGCTCAGCGAGCCGAACCAGGCATCCATCCGCTCGCCCCAGCGCACGGAGAGCTTCTCGCGCAGTCGGGGGTCGGCGAACAGCGCGAGATCGGCGGTGTCCATCTCGCCGAGCAGCGTGAGCTCCGCGTAGGCGCGCAGCCGCTGCTCGGGACTCGCGCCAGCGCCGGCCCGCTCCGACAGCTCGGTCTCCCAGCGGGCGAGCACGTGCTCCAGCACCGCGAAGGCCAGCGCCTCCTTGGTGGGGAAGTGGTGCACGACGCCGGGCTTGGTCAGCTTCGCCCCCTGTGCGACGGCGTCGATCGTCAGGGAGCGGCCATCGCGCAGGACGTCGAGAGCGGCGTCGAGGATCTGGGGCTTCGTCGTCATGCTTCAAGCCATACCATAAGTATGGTATGTAGCGATTCCGCCTCCCTCGCCCTGCCGAGTGGATAGCTGCTTGCGCTGTTCCGCCTCTGAGCGCAACTGGGTATCCACTCGGCGGGGTGGGGTCAGGGGGTGGCGAGGGCGATCCCCGCTGCGGCGATGCCGGCGACCAGCAAGGTGGACAGAGCCGCCAGTGCGAACGGACGGACGCCCACGGCGGCCAGCGCCCGGAAGCGGACCCCGCAGCCCAGGCCGAACATCGCCGCGGCCAGCAGAAGGGTCTGCAGCAGCTGGGCGCCGGCCAGCACGGACTCCGGGAGGGACAGCAGCGAGCGCAGAAGCACCATGGCCAGGAAGCCGACGACGAACAAGGGCACGACGGGCGGCAGCGCCCCGGGCGACACGTCGGCATCCTCGGCCTTCAGGGCTCGGCGGCGCTGCAGGCTCAGGATCGCGACGACCGGGGCGAGCAGGAGCACGCGGGCGAGCTTGACCACGACGGCCGCGCTCAGGGCCCCGCCGCCGACGATCCCTCCGACGGCCACCACCTGCGCGATCTCGTGGATCGAGGCACCAGCCCACTGCCCGGTCGTCTCCGGCTCCAGCCCCAGGGCGGAGCTGAGCACGGGCACGATGCCGATCATGAGCGTTCCGAACAGCACCACCAGGGCGATCGCGGTGACGGTGTCCTGCTCGCGCTCGCCGTCGGGATCGGTCGCCCCAGAGGCCCCGGCCACCGCGGCGGCGCCGCAGATCGAGAAGCCGCAGGCCACCAGCAGGCTCAGATGCCCCGGCACGCCGAGCACACGCCCCAGGGTCAGCGTTCCGGCGATCCCGCCCACGACGACGGCGAGCACGACGACCAGCAGCGGCGCCCCCAGAGCCAGGATGTCGCCCAGGACCAGCTGCAGGCCCAGCAGCACGATGCCCGCGCGCAGCAGGTGGTGAGAGCTGAAGGCGATGCCCGTGGCGGCCGAAGCGGGGAGCAGACCCAGGTTGGCTGCGCTCATCCCCAGCACGATGGCGCACAGCAGAGCGGGAAGCCCCGGCATCAGTGCTGCGAGTCCGAGCGACAGCCCGGCGGCGGCAAGGCACAGCAGGATGCCGGGTGCCAGCGCGTGCACGGCGCCGGTGGGCGCCGGTGCTGCGGTGGTCCGGTGCGGGGTCATCCCTCCATCGTCGCGACCCCGGGTGATCGGCAGTAGAGGCATCTGCGGGCCGGGCCACAAGCTATCGTTGTGCCTCGAGCCGAGGAGGGTGCATGGCGGAGGAGCCCGATCTGGAATCCCTGCGCGCCCTCACGCTGGCCGCGCAGCACGGAAGCATCTCGGCCGCAGCCGCGCAGCAGGACGTCAGCCAGCAGGCGCTGTCCCTGCGGATCCGCGCCCTGGAGAGGCGGCTGGGCCTCGCCCTGCTGGTGCGCTCGCCCAGGGGATCCCATCTCACCCCGTCGGGCGAGCTGCTGGTGGGATGGGCCGCCCCTCTGCTGGCGGCAGCCGACGAGTTCGCGGCTGCCACTCGGTCCCTGCGCGAATCTCGAGCGGACACCCTGCGCATCGCGGCCAGCCTGACCATCGCCGAGCATCTGCTTCCTCCGTGGGTGGCCCGCTGGCGCGCGCAGCGAGGCCAGGAGGGCCCTCTCGTGCAGCTGCGCGCGGCCAACAGCAGCGCCGTCGTCGAGTCCGTGCGCGAGGGAGCCGCGGACCTCGGGTTCATCGAGACGCCCGATCTGCCGCAGGATCTGGGTCGCGAGCAGATCGGCTCGGACACGGTGGAGGTCGTGGTCGACGCCGCGCATCCGTGGGCACGTCGGCCCGCCGTGGGCGCTGACGAGCTCGCCTGGACGCCGCTCGTGCTCCGTGAACCGGGCAGCGGAACGCGCAGGGCGCTCGAGGAGGCGCTGCTGCGGGCGGGTCATCCGCTCACGGCCGAACCTGCCGTGGTCTCGCCGACGACCCTGGGCGTGCGCGGCGCGACGATGGCCGGCACGGCTCCGGGCGCCCTCAGCTCGATCGCCGTGGCGGAGGACCTGCGAGCGGGCCGGCTGGTGCGGGTGCCGGTCGAGGGCCTCGCGATCCCCCGTCCGCTGAGCGCCATCTGGTCGGGGCGGCGTCCGAGCGCGGCAGCCCGTGCCTTCCTGTCGATGCGCACCCTGTCCACCTCCTGATGCTGGAGCGGCACGATCCCGTGCGTCATGGCCTTCGTCGGCACCTGGGATCGTCCGTTCCGATGGGGTGGAGGATCTGCTCGACGGCGGCCGTCGAATTTGCTCGCAGAGCCCTGCTGAGCGGGGGATCGGGGCACGATGGTGCCCTGCGGCACCGCGGACTGTTACCGGGCGATGCAGCGGATGGAGACGGCCGGCGGACCCCGCAGCCGAAGACGGTCAGGAGGACTCGCGATGGCAGCAGCACAGGATCCGGCCGCCGGGCAGACAGCCGAGTCGAGGGC is from Kocuria palustris and encodes:
- a CDS encoding YdhK family protein, translated to MKKSIWTTSMAATAAVSMLALTACGGTAEEEDAQPAPSQTASEAAAAPSTSSESSNMDMGMDHGSGGMAGHNPEGGPPPEGIEAAADPTYPIDSTAVLTADHMPGMAGSEATITGAFDTTAYSVSYTPTDGGEPVVDHKWVVHEELEDPGEAPLPAGTEVVLEADHMPGMEGAEATIESSTEETVYMVDTTIDGMEMANHKWFVESELQPAE
- a CDS encoding four-helix bundle copper-binding protein → MTHHVSSMLETYPKDLGGIDTQKLAECIEACFECAQTCTACADACLAEDMVAELTQCIRLNLDCADLCETTGRVLSRQTGNNIDVNRAALETCRTACRSCAEECEKHVDMHEHCRVCAEACRRCEIACADLLASLD
- a CDS encoding YfcC family protein, whose product is MSTSASSEEPPVSRDASSAEPTPPVVDPTAPRDRFPHVYVILIVFALLAAVASWIVPAGQYERMAGPGGQEVVDPDSFSFIEQSPVTAMQLLTAIPRGLVDAGAIVFFVFTIGGMFEVIRRTGLVDVALAAVARAFSGRGIVVIPVLMTVFSLIASFIGVPELSLVYIPAIMPLILSLGYDRVVAAGIALLGTGAGFAAGFLNPINTGLGQQIAGLEPFSGIGLRIVLYVFYLATGIAYVMWYARRVAADPTRSVLHGHADTTIRDRDRLDLESTPRFTGRQRAAAVALLVLAGLLVWGILTQGWFFPEFAGMFILTAIVVGLVAGLKTREMAEGFDQGMRDVLAGALIVGVARGVAIVLEDGHILDTIVYGLGESVGFLPPVLFVVGMFLMQAVFNLIVPSGSGQALVTLPVLAPLSDILGVSRQSAVLAYQTGDGMTNVLYPTSGYFMAALVVGRIPWNRWVRFYAPLLGVWVLISIGFLIFAQVTGWS
- a CDS encoding DMT family transporter, whose translation is MLALASLVLAILFEVSATLCLRMAAGGSRLWWLAIGLGYVLAFSMLSLTLAEGTPLGVAYGVWAAAGVALTAILSRVLFKEPLTRVMSLGIALIIGGVLLIELGAAH
- a CDS encoding DMT family transporter — its product is MRKWLFLTLAILVEVTATLSLKAALEAPALYAVVVIGYASAFLCLFQALREGLSLGVGYGIWAACGVALTAFLSAAIFDEPLTLPMGIGIAAVMGGVLLVELGSQEAHETSSRAPLDLLSPDDQQKAATTP
- a CDS encoding TetR/AcrR family transcriptional regulator, yielding MTTKPQILDAALDVLRDGRSLTIDAVAQGAKLTKPGVVHHFPTKEALAFAVLEHVLARWETELSERAGAGASPEQRLRAYAELTLLGEMDTADLALFADPRLREKLSVRWGERMDAWFGSLSHPRAAAVRYLADGAWIDRCLGILPQDHDQRAAVLDVALSLLEKEADS
- a CDS encoding YeiH family protein, translated to MTPHRTTAAPAPTGAVHALAPGILLCLAAAGLSLGLAALMPGLPALLCAIVLGMSAANLGLLPASAATGIAFSSHHLLRAGIVLLGLQLVLGDILALGAPLLVVVLAVVVGGIAGTLTLGRVLGVPGHLSLLVACGFSICGAAAVAGASGATDPDGEREQDTVTAIALVVLFGTLMIGIVPVLSSALGLEPETTGQWAGASIHEIAQVVAVGGIVGGGALSAAVVVKLARVLLLAPVVAILSLQRRRALKAEDADVSPGALPPVVPLFVVGFLAMVLLRSLLSLPESVLAGAQLLQTLLLAAAMFGLGCGVRFRALAAVGVRPFALAALSTLLVAGIAAAGIALATP
- a CDS encoding LysR family transcriptional regulator, with translation MAEEPDLESLRALTLAAQHGSISAAAAQQDVSQQALSLRIRALERRLGLALLVRSPRGSHLTPSGELLVGWAAPLLAAADEFAAATRSLRESRADTLRIAASLTIAEHLLPPWVARWRAQRGQEGPLVQLRAANSSAVVESVREGAADLGFIETPDLPQDLGREQIGSDTVEVVVDAAHPWARRPAVGADELAWTPLVLREPGSGTRRALEEALLRAGHPLTAEPAVVSPTTLGVRGATMAGTAPGALSSIAVAEDLRAGRLVRVPVEGLAIPRPLSAIWSGRRPSAAARAFLSMRTLSTS